From the genome of Apostichopus japonicus isolate 1M-3 chromosome 17, ASM3797524v1, whole genome shotgun sequence:
GTGCCACACCACACATATATGTAAAATGTTATGTACAGGGGGTGCTAAGAGCCCTGCCTGGCTCCCAGAGACAATTATAACACCAGAACTCCCTGTTAAGAGTCATTTGTCTGAAAGTATATCATGATAACGGGGAATATAAATTTAGCCATTTCCAGGCTCTCAATCTGTCTCTtatcaaataataaataagattATCTGTAATAAGATTTAGTTGGTTTTCTCTTCCTTTCGATTTTGTGGGGATCTTCAGAAGTTTCTCTGCAATTCTTCACAACAGTGGCTGTTTTAGTTCTAGGTAAAAAATTAAGTAGAAGAATCTTTCTGTATCTTTGAGACTGTTTGTCTGTAAATCAACTGGAGCATTAGACTGTAAAACAAGGTTTTCCTCCAGTATAAAATGTACAGCTAATCAGATACAATTATATGGAAAGTCAACAGAATGCACTGGCGGATGGATGGAGTGAGGGGCAGATAAAAAGGAGGCAGAGGAGGGTAGGGTAGCTAGGAGGGGTTTGAGTATCAGGGAGAGGTGTAAAATGGGGAGAGGGAAAGGTGCAGGATAAATGGGATAAATGGGTGGAATTGCCAGGTAGATGTGAAATTGGCAGAGGTGCTCAACAGAGGCTaagcatggggggggggggggtggaggtgggaACTATTGACAAAATAGATTACAAATCAAATGAATATCAATAGAGGATATTTACTATGACAGTTTTAAATTGTACCACTCCACTGGAATTCAATGCTGAAATGACACACGAAAGTATGTTTAAGACATTGGAGAGAAGTCAAACCAACGGAGCAGGCAAAATGGCATAATTTTAGCATAGTAGCAATGAGCTAATGGTCATCACAATCGtccctaaatatgctagaatatcaAATTGTAATTATGCTTGATTGAATTCCACCAGGTCAGTAGTTTTACTACTTCTGATCATGTGGAAAGTTGCAACTTGCAAAGGCAAGTTTATTTACTCTTATATGGGATGGAGATTATATACCAAGATCTGTTAAATGACTATTGTTCCAGACTTCTTTTGTCAGGAGGGAGTGGGGTGTGAGAGTGGGGCGGGAGAGTCGGGTGGGGGCTGTCCAGATGTTCCATATCTCTGTGAAAGCAGACTTTTATGGAGTGCAAATATAAGCATTATTTTCTACTGTCCATATAAATACAATGAAAAATACTAGCTTACACAGTTTGCTACCAGACGAAAGCAGCTTATCACAAAACAAGGGAAACCatggaaaataaaaatttaaaaattgttgACGAAATACTTAGAATTTGAGAGGTTTTCAGATATTGTGTGGTTGTTTTAGCATATCCAGCAAGTATTCTCATTTTGAGCATGCCACAAATAATAACATTACAGCTATGATACACTTTTCTAAAAGCTACTGTTCCATTTTTAAACTTCAGTTTTGCCAAGATTTACAAAGAACAGGTCATATCTTGGtgcattttcttaattttaatcTTTTCAGGAAGTCaccttttgtattttttttctttttttgaccAATCTGATTGATCATTTAAGTGGAAGCCTAAGAGATTTAAGAAGAAGTAGAGGTGACTACCACAATAACCTGAAAAGGTTGTGTCATgtcaaacatattttaaaagcATGTGTgactttttttcccttcaagtTCTGAATTGTCGTGCAGCTCATTTCTTGCACTTGTAAAGTTGTGAATTAAAATGTCTAGAGATAAAACTGCtctagttaaaaaaaataatacttacCCTTTTGTAAATCATTTGTACTAATTTCTTACTAGGGAAGGTGTCTGATCCAACAGATATGTATGAAGGTGGGGAACATTAAATTTCTGTCAATGAAGAATGCCCCTTCCCCAAAGAATGGTTACACCAGAAACCACGGCGTACCTGTAAAATTGCAACTTTGGAATAAGATGGCCAGTTGTCCCGGACGGTGCCCCGTTTTTATGTGCCCTTCCTGGATTAGAGGTTTCCCTTGAAATGCCCATGTATTTTATGAACCATTCCTGTAATATCTCAGAAAATTTGAAGGCCCTGAATAATTTAACATTACATGTGTGGCATTCTATTTGTCGAGAGGCAGCTTGAACGGAGGCTAAAAGCTGTGATTGTTTACGACTAGgctacaaataaaaaatatcattcaTGGACCACAGATAAAGGCAATACAGATCACTGAAGAATCTCATAACCTTTGAATTATAGAAAGCATTCATGTTGCACTTCGGGAAGGTTTTTGCACattcaaatgtcccccccccatcccacaaaagaaaataaagggcACTTATAGCCTTTCATATAAGTTATCTGTTTGACAAAGCCACAAAACACATCCAACTCAtcagtttttctgtttttttctctttttatttcttcacaAGATCATGAAAGCACAGAGATAGACTTAAGGATATTGTCaatttacaaaatgtaaaattctTCTCTTACAGAAATACACACCCTTAACTCTTAGttcaattaatttcaaaaaaatTTAGTTCAAGAACACACAAGGTCTTTTTAAAACCTCTCTTTTTGAGATAATAAATATTGCATAACTATTATCCACAAACAATATCATTAATTAAGGGGTGGTGCATTTTCTTCATATCCTTGTGGTCCCCTGATCTTGTGAAATCATTCAGGATGGTGTAACTGAAGCCATCAATATTCCATGTGAACTGAAGGCATCAGTCAAAGAGTCCGAAGCCCATATCGTCGTCCGACTCGGAATCAGATTCttccttcttctcctccttgGCTGCCTCCTTCGGTGCTTCCTCTGCTGCCTGGGCTGGAGCCGCGGCTACAAAGGCCGATGGATCGGCAATGAAGGCCTTGGCCTGCAATCAAGTAAAGTTTCagactaataataataatcagcagttatattTTTACAAATCTTAAGCGACCACAATTGTGGGAAAAACCTGGGACTTATCGattcagggatgagcctgaGGTAAATAAACAAGAGCACCAATGGCGCAGAAGCTCATACcatttcgagcttaaaaatgtagggcccacaaagctttatggcccaccaaatttcaggccatttttcagattccaccaattttgggcccatgagggataacccccacccctccctcccttagcagaatcctggccacaccactggctataattcctattttctcccttaaatcctattttacccactctctcaaacaataccactgacctaccctattaaactttctcccctctacctgagcataCCTGAAGCACTcattgccaaaattttggctggctgcctacaggctcaaagacttctaagaatcggcaagtgctgattggctatagggctctcacaattaaaaacaactcccagtcctgctttaattccactaacagcctctgcagagcttaaccacaaatgcaaacaaacactgcagagactgggagacaagttaaaggagctttggcaaaaggtgaagactcagatttttttaaacaatggggattaattgtaattaattaacttttgaccaaaaattattaggcatcaccttattcatacacaatccaacaatcatcagttcaactttgaatatgatccatcaaaatcttgaggagattgagatgtttgaaaatattacaaagaataacccccgatgaccccctaaatgacatttgacctcaattttccgaacacccgtcgtaactctcatcccgaggaacgttgtgacgaagtttcattataactggctgtacactgtacgaacaggagcaatttgaaaatatagggcccggcccgggccacaaaagacccctagttgatctttgatctcaaattcatgaacaccctgaaggtaaaacttccatagtactatcgtgacaaaccctcaacattgtaccatggaatctgtaggagaagaagcattttgcgtatttccacaaaatggcccattatggcccacaggtgacctttgaccccaaatttcggaccatctctcatggccctatacccaatggtccttgtgtccaagtttcatgaaattccatcaaacattGTGCGAGTGGGAGCTGTTTTACCacttgttgacggatagagtgatagaatgatagacaCCGCACTGTAACaaaacaatagctcacaccagcatggtggtatgagctaaaaatcacagaattttgcaaaaattgcggtataggctccagtttgggTATGCTACAGTGTATTAGGATAATAGTCTTTGTCCCCAAGGTAGAAAAGAACTcacagatattccgcgaattagcagaaaaagctcatgcctgaatgtgggagaaacctgggACTTTgcgattacaacttacacgttgggtggcttccaattcaactcAATTTTCGAATCTCTTAAATtttagatgggaaaaccgtagattgctctttgATGAAAAACCCAGCTTACTATGACCCTGCCGGGTATCAAACTCAGAACCTTTCgcttgctaagcctcattgcttccaATGACACCTCCTTCattcggccacagcaccggctCAGAGCTGATGTCTTGAGAAATGGTCAATATTCTGTGTACATTGTTTGACCTTGGGTTGTCTTTCAGGGTGCAaaaagttataaatatataatgtacaGCCAATCATACACAATGAGTCTGGTATGAACTTTGTAATTCAACCCAGATCAATGGATGTCGTAGACTGTTCGAAGACCGATGCACAGTTTGTACTTCAAGCCTGGGCAAATATTGCTGTGGGCTTTTGCTTCAAGCACCTTTACATGAACTGACGTCAATGTCGTTTAACTATCTATCTGCAAGAGGTAAACGTGGTTTCATTAGCTCATTTGAGTGCACACCATGTAGCTTATCTGTTTGTCTATTGTTTTGTTGGTAATGCAACAGCAATTGACACAAACTTTGCACATTGTCTGCCAAAGGGAGATAGGACAATTGGAAATTGAAGTTGATCCTGCAAGTTGATCCTGCAGAGACACTGAGGTTGTTGAATTTATTCTTTTGTAAGATATAATAATGCTAGAGAAATCACTCTACCATCACTGAAACGATTTTCACAAGGCATTACAGAATGAAATCTGACAAAACACTTTACCTGTTCAGCTTCTTTGAACTCGATGTCGGTGGCGCAGGCCAGAGCAAGGACGTTCTTAAAACCGTTGACCACAGAATGGGGTACACTGGCCAGGGTAGGATAGCCGATCTGCAAGCTGACTGATGCAACATTACGAACACCCTGAAGGGAAGGAGATAAGCAAAGTACAGAACACACTGATGAACAGGAAAACTAACACAAAAGAGTGAAGGAATCTTGTATACAGCAGTACTGAAAATTTGATTGTGTCACCTCCTAACATaatggggttggggggggggggggtataggaGCAGAAAGCTTTACTGCTTGGTTGCATAAATGTCAGGGGTGTCACTTACTACCTCGCTCAGCACCCTGTTACAGTTTTCAACAACTTCAGATTATCCATAACAAACAACTTGCTCATGTTGTGTCCAAATCAGCAAATCCAAAAAAAGCTGGATGTTCCTGTTTTCTACATTCAAAGTTCAAACTAAACTATTTGCCCTTATCtatttttcaacatttgaaGTCGTCAAACTCGACTATCTGAACCTTATACTCATCCTACAAATTAGCATGTTAAACGTGAGGTAAAGGAATTTGGTCATTTCAAAGGAAAGGAAATCACAACAATATCTTGGCATAAGAGGAATATGAtcttttatgaaaatgaaaagtacAGTAGAAACGAATTGTCTCaaatgtgggaggggggggggggggttggtgctTGCTATtatgtcatgaatatgcaatggATTTTGTTTAAAGCTCCCCACccaaacacaaaatattaaacTGTGATCTGTGATTCTTTCCTGTAGGCATCCAAAGACAGACTACATGGGGaaagaggaggggggagggagggggtggggttgctGGATGCATTACTACTCACCGCGAGGAACCTCTCGTGAAGTTGAGCATCTGTGATGTCCAGAATATTGGGCTGAAACACTGAGCCGTTGTCATACACTGTCCAACAAAGCATACGATTAGTATTAAGGAGAACCCTTCTTAGTTTAAAGAACTTTGTGTATAATTTCACATTTCAAACAAAAGACTTTGACTTGAATGGAGCCCAAAGAGTTTGCTTATCACTTAACTTCTACACTGTAAAGAATAAAACCAACAAAACGAATGAGCTATGTACAACACATATGTTACCCCATCATGAACGCCAAtcatgtttgtttgtctgtttccATAATAATCTCTGACAATCTAACCCGTTTTTGTGGTAATAAATGGTCTTCCCCAATGagatacaaatatttaaaggttCAATGGCCACTATTAAAAGCCAACATAAAATGGTATAATTTCTATAACAATCAGGAACGATGGATGACTACTAGTGGACTAGCTCCCCTACTTTCTCCTCTGACAGTTACCACAAAGCTATGAAATCATATTCGCCCACAACCAAGACAACAACTCTGCCAGTCATTAAGGTTGATCATACCTACACAGTCTAACTAACACTTGGGTGTCCAGTCAGTTTCAGACATTATGATGGCCCAGAAGAGTTGATCAACATCTGGCCACCACCCCAGTAGGTTCCGCCATTTCTGGCTCTGGGGTTAAAGGTGACCAGACTAGCAACATGCCATGATGTCATCATTACTGACCTACCACGATTCCTTCAAACTTCAGAGTCGCAGACTCTTTACGATACCAACAACCTAGTGCCTTCCCTAAGAGCAGCCTAACAGTGTTGGTGGGAAGGAAGACAACCTAGGGTACATAGCACACTAGATGTACTGGCAAAACAGATGGAGTACACAAGTTTAGTTCCCCTTTGTAATGACTCAACATGGAATACAAGATTGAGTACCAAGAGGTGAAGGGGGGCAGGTTAAGAGGAATGGAAGAGGGATCATTCGCTTACCATTTTCGATTACCAATCCATAGGAAAATGGAAAGATCTTCAACATGCTCAACAGTGTAGCTTCAGAAGCCCCAACTTTCTCATCCACCTTGATCAGGTGAACAGTGTTCTATGTTacccaaaaagaaaacaaaatttaaagaaaaaacacaaaattgtaAATTGAAGTGCTTACTGTGAGAAATGCACAAATTAACACAAGTAAATCCTTCACTTCCATGACAGTGACATGTTCATACTCAAAACTCTCTTTACTCAATTACTTGGAATAGGTCTGAATAATATATGACTCTGCGATGGACTTCTTTTCAACTATTAACTTAATTCGCGGATTAAATTAATCAACGATTttgtaagagagagagagactcgTTGTTGTCGAGAGACTTTACGTAATCGTAAAAATCAAAAGTATCAAttttcttttacacattttgcttttcttttttccctacAAGAAGCGTGTGACAGGGAAAGTAAATGAATTACACCGAAAGCGTTATCACATGATCACATGACAGTACAGACAAGTGTGTAATTAGCTCCCTCTATCTACTTCAGAGGCAAATCCTCCTTTGTTTATATCTTCACTAGCTATACTTAACTAGTATGCTAGAGGGTCTGCTGGAACCGTGTAAGGTGGTTATTGCAAGACGGTGAACGATAGTTAGATGCAACCTTAGATGATACGATACGTAACTTTAGATGTTCCGCACACCAAATTATGGCAGAAATGCCTTGTTAATTTgactttgaatattcatgaggtacACAGTgggtaattttgaaaaaaaaaagtgaaaaaaaatggcCAATTGTTCTGGCAGCAGAGGTGAAAAGAAAGAGTTCCCATTATCAGGGGGctttacaatattattatttaaacatttctaaagcgcacatatatatgtaaaaacataagctatggcgctgtacaaacttaaaagagtaaAGGTAAAAGacttaaagaaaattaagaaaccaaGTTAATTAAAAGAAaggtaaaaatcttaaaaaaataaaaccctaAAAGACTAAACAAATCCAATAACGATTGAGAAAATGAAGTCAGTATGAACCATGccacaaaatcagaaaataggataaaacaatagtaagAGATAAATACAAAAAGAATGAGATAATAAGTAAAACAATATCTCAATAGGCTACTTAGCAGTTAAGACGTATTGAGATAATAATATGCAGAACACTTTGTATTATCACAGGTCTACTTTAATTCATTTGGTATCTAAAAATGACCTGTCAGTAGTTGCCAGAACTTACCAGTATTTCAATACTTCCTCTTGAAATCTTGGTGGCGATGGACAAAGCCTGGAAGAAAGAGGTCTTCTCTGGCCCAAGACCTGTGTTCTGAGCGGGTACCATGACATCCACGGGGGCAATGGCACCGGCTTTAGCAGGAGCTGCGACCTAACAAAGggaacaaaattaatttatcaattaattagttaattagttATGAGAATCAACTGGTGGTGTTTGCACCGTAGCATCTCATACCCGTGcaaataaatgttaaacaaaAAAGAGACATCCTAGTTCGTAAACAGAGGCATCTAAAAACCCTGTTACTatttagaaaacaaacaaatttgtgCTTAGTTGCATTAGACTCAGATTTGAAATATTAACGTGAGAACAAAGCTTTCTTCAGCAAGTCGTCAAAGCGAGCTGGGTGAATCATCACTGTAAAATGCAACATGAAGATTGAACCGGCAGTCGGCAAATGATTCTTAAAATAGTGAAGATCACATTAGTAATTTAAGTATAAAACTGTTAACTTTTCTAAATTCACAGCAGATTTACTTCCATCTTAAGCTTTCTGCAGTAACTGTTAAAGCGAGCTGGCCAGCTGGGTAAATCACCACTTTTGAAGATGCTACATAAAAAATCACCAccagaaaatataaaatatcgaGCTGCCCATAACTAGAGTTTGATGCACATGCTTCCTACTGAAGCATTCATGTACATCTTGTCTCGatactttctttttcaattATAACTGTAATAGAATTAAAGGACAACTAACAGCACAAAAACTATGTACACCGAAGACCATTAATAACCACTGATATTACTTTATCCAGATAAAAATCTTGGAAAACACCATTTAAACATATGAGGTTCATCAATTTAAGTGACCATGAGGTCACTTCATGGATAAACAATGTTCAGAAAAACCAATCCAAAAACGAAAAGGCTTTCATGGGCATCAATTCATACCAGGGCACTGTACATGCCCTCACACAGAACTAACTGTACCGTGGATGGATTCAGACTTAAGTGATTTCTCTCGAATTATGTGAAGGCCACAAGGCTACTTATGAAGCACTTCCCCTATCTTGAACTATATAAAGTATTGTTAAAAGTTTCGCATAGCTATTTTTAATTCTCCTAGGCAAACAATTCACAGGGGTTTATTTCTTCTGAATGCACCAGTGTTGCTCCATGTGTCTGATGAAATCAGATGGAAGAGTCTTCTTCTGAACCAACAAAGTCCCTGGATGCAACCATGCTCGGTAAGCCCTTTggaatatatgtataattaacAAACATTTCTCTGACATATTAAAGCTCAACTCACCTTGTTTTGCAACAGAAGAGTTCTGACATCAGCGAGGTCGCCTTTGCAGAATACCAGACCGACATTTCCTTTCAAGTGAGGGAGCAACCTACCAGATAAAAATGACACAAAAATTAAGTGACTCACCTGAAATTCCTGTGTTCAAGTCTTATTGTGCCATCTGCACACCATTGAATCTGATGCCCACGTTTATTATTACGAGTGTGAGATGTTGGTGGAACGGTCCGATTATATTCAACTCAACTAATCTGTCCAGCATGCATGATTTTTAAGAGATGTTCCCCTGATCTCAGACAACAAAAATTCTTGAAAGTATTCCATTTGAGAAACAACATGGTGTAAGACAGATTGTGCCATCTGCACACAATTGAATCTGATGCCCACGTTTATCATTAAGAGTGTGAGATGTTGGTGGAACAGTCCGATTATATTCAACTCAACTAATCTGTCCAGCATGCATGATTTTTAAGAGATGTCCCCTGATCTCAGACAACAAAAGTTCTTGAAAGTATTCCATTTGAGAAACGACATGGTGTTAGACCGGTGAGGCCAGACTTCAGGTAAGTCTAAACATGaaagcatcatcatcatcatcatcgagTCTCTTGTGTCTgaactttgttttcttctttatttcatTGACCATTACCCTTCAATAGCTACAACCGATACTAAAATATTGGAACTTTTCTAACTCAGCATTGCCCCCCCTTTTTATATTAGTTAGCAACACTGTTCATGTTCATTcaccttaaaaaatatatatattaagaatgACAACGATAGGATGAGAAATTGGTTTCTAATAACTTGCCGACAATACGGCAGAAACCCTTCCACAACTCTGAaaccatgatgatgatgatgatgtttgcTCTGCTGGAGCAAGTAACTTTTCAGAGTTGTTTATCAAAAGAACCACCATCATTTAAGGTAAGGATGAAGTCTACTAATGGGTTTCATCTACAATTGCACACTTCAATCAGAATTCAGTTGCATTAGACTCAGATTTGAAATATTAACGTGAGAACAAAGCTTTCTTCAGCAAGTCGTCAAAGCGAGCTGGGTGAATCATCACTGTAAAATGCAACATGAAAAATGACAAACTTCGCTTCAACCTAATGATCCCCTACAACCTTTAGCTTCACACCATTCAACAAATTTTTATCTTCAGTAACGTTACAACAAATGAATCGTCAAATATTACCCAATATGAAAATCATTTCACAGAAATTGGCTAGAACATAATCTTGAAGGAGGTATAAAACTCAACGCAAACAACAACTTCAAGCAACTACCAAAACTACGCCCCATGTGGGAGGTTTTCCCATTGAAATGTCatgtgaagggggggggggaagctaTCATTTTGGAAATTATCATGTCATATTTCTACTAGGACCTGACATGATTCAGTTGTGCTTGTTCTCTTTCATGTTTTCAAGAATGAAATCCTAACAGTGTTGCTACTAAAGCTGACGCCTTCAACAAATCATGATAAGAACTTCAAAATCTTAGATTCAGTATAAAAAAGTCCCAGTTCTATTAACACAAAAGCAATctaattgtaataaataaataaagaagatGCATTTAATATTGAAGTACAAGTGGGTGGAAGCCTTCAGCATTGTGAGtgaatgaacataaaatccaCATCTGCCATCAAATGGAAATGAGATCTTTCTTTCACTGTTTTGGGAGAGTCGATTCTTGTCAGTTATAGTTCCCTATCACATACGCAAGTGATGATGGTTGGATATCTATCTCCTTTAAGGAATAGTAGGATAACTTACGATTCCAGGTTTGGATTGTGCTCCAAGTGACCCCTGATGGCCTTTCTCATGATGGTGTTCTTACCCATCAGGACAACTGAGAAGCAGAGAGATAATagaatatttatgaaaaaaaaaaaaacttaacatCATGGTATTAAATTCAAAGAGAGCGGTTGTCAAATGGCTATGTGCATACACAGCTTCAATGTGAATCAAAATAGTGATGTTGTCAAATGAATATGTACATACACAGCATCAATGTCAATTCAAATAGGGAGGTTGTCAAGTGGCTATGTACGTACACAGCACAAACGTCAAGTCCATTTCCAATAAAGGCAATTAGAATTCAGTTGCATTAAACTCAGATTTGAAATATTAACGTGAGAACAAAGCTTTCTTCAGCAAGTCGTCAAAGCGAGCTGGGTGAATCATCACTGTAAAATGCAACATGAAATTGAACCGGCAGTCGGCAAATGATTCCTAAAATAATGAAGGTCACATTTAAAGTAATACCTGCCTGACACAAGGAAGCAGCATACAGTATAAAAGTGTAAAATTTCCTAAATTCGCAGCAGATATACGTCTGTCTACCTCTGGTGAGTTATTTCTGGCATTTTAATTAGCAGAACCTGACCGGGACTGCTCAGACAACGGTTGCAATGAATGAATCAGAGTAAGAAACCCCACTAGTCTCTTTAACAATGCATGTTTTCATCAGCATTCTTTGATCTGATTCCCATCACAGAGGTCTTTGTAGAACCTAGTTCACCAAACAGACACCGACATGCAAAACTAAGTATCTGCACATTCTATGCAGAGACATTTAGCTGGTCCAGCTGCTAAACTCCACTGATATGGTACGGCACCAACTACTTAGATTTCTTCCTGGTTGTCCGCTGGACAACCAGGTCTAATGTTTGGTTGTCTGATAAGAATGTAGCAATGTAAAACAAGAGTGACCAAGATGTAGGAGAAATGcataggtttggtgaatagaacagcaatacatacactgtaggagagttgtgtaggtttggtgaatagaacagcaatatgtccAATGtaagagagatgtgtaggttggttATTAGAACAGCAATacgtacactgtaggagagttgtgtaggtttggtgaatagaatagCAATATGTCCAATGcaagagagatgtgtaggttggttATTAGAACAGCAATacgtacactgtaggagagttGTGTAGGTtcggtgaatagaacagcaatatgtccAATGTAAgggagatgtgtaggttggttATTAGAACAGCAATacgtacactgtaggagagttgtgtaggtttggtgaatagaacaccttTGGGTCAGTAAAACTCCCCTTCTGATGTTTCAAAGGTCTAATatcatttgttattttatttcagcaTTTCCAAAAGCTGAATAACCTATAAAAGTTTGCTCTGGTTAATAGAGTCATTGTTTAGGcatcaaatatttataaaaaggtgACTTTAAGacacaaaatttgatattttgcaaaCCATTAAAAAAACAGACCATGTTATCCATCCAGGTTGTTTCTTAAACACTGTTATTATTTGTGAAATGACTCTGCCAAACATCCAAGGCTAATCAATCAAAGGGACTGCACTTTTTGGTCTAAAACAAAGACCATCAAAACAGTTCCTCACATGTAACGTTTCCTTCAACCGTGACACATCAAATTACAATTCTGTCCTTAAGTCCCCCTTTCAGTCAAAGATTAAAGTTCTTACTTCCTTGACCCCTGAGAGATATTCTAATCTGCTGCATCTGCTTGGATCCGACATTGTCAGCACGGACGATAAAACACTTGGGATATTCATCCAACAGGttctgaaagagaaaaaaagacaatCGTTTGAAGGTTTCACTGGCTCAGGTGACTATTTCTGATCACTAGTACAGTATCTGACCTTTAAAGGGGACTCAAAACCCAATGTCTAATGTGACAAAGATAGATCCGTGAAGAATTAACCACACCACACACGGCTACGAAAGCTCTTCTTCCGTTTGGCCGATCCTAGGATCAAGAGTAGCATCTGGAAGCTGTCATTTTTGTAAGCATGTGATACCATAGTGCGACGAGGATCTGGAATCTTTTATGGTACTtttctgttttcatattttttttcaaagttctGTAGAATGTCAATGGTGTAAACACTGAAACCTATGACAGCAC
Proteins encoded in this window:
- the LOC139954964 gene encoding large ribosomal subunit protein uL10-like — its product is MPKEDRSKWKADYIIRMVNLLDEYPKCFIVRADNVGSKQMQQIRISLRGQGIVLMGKNTIMRKAIRGHLEHNPNLESLLPHLKGNVGLVFCKGDLADVRTLLLQNKVAAPAKAGAIAPVDVMVPAQNTGLGPEKTSFFQALSIATKISRGSIEILNTVHLIKVDEKVGASEATLLSMLKIFPFSYGLVIENVYDNGSVFQPNILDITDAQLHERFLAGVRNVASVSLQIGYPTLASVPHSVVNGFKNVLALACATDIEFKEAEQAKAFIADPSAFVAAAPAQAAEEAPKEAAKEEKKEESDSESDDDMGFGLFD